A part of Streptomyces sp. DSM 40750 genomic DNA contains:
- a CDS encoding helix-turn-helix domain-containing protein has product MTDERDRKPETPAEADGTTGLFSAIGKMLKLLRERAGLTQKELGEAVGYGPDAISAMERGVRVARPEILEKADELLNAGGLLKAMIPEIKEGMRKARTRHPEWYRGYATLEAQAVSLYDYSTMGVLGLLQTEDYARAVFTQRFPPLSEDTIERRVADRLSRQQIFEQWPPPECSFVMEQSVLERPIGGPEVHAGQLRQLLRIGGMRSVQLQVIPTSRHEHPSLDSSFTLLTPKGQEQVAYMETQGYPRLVTDREEVRILAARYGIIRAQALNPHESLDLIEKILEGR; this is encoded by the coding sequence ATGACGGACGAGCGGGACCGGAAGCCGGAGACGCCGGCGGAGGCCGACGGAACGACAGGTCTGTTCAGCGCGATCGGCAAGATGCTCAAGCTCCTACGGGAGCGAGCAGGGCTCACCCAGAAGGAACTCGGCGAGGCGGTCGGCTACGGCCCCGACGCCATCTCGGCCATGGAACGCGGCGTACGGGTGGCCCGCCCCGAGATCCTGGAGAAGGCGGACGAACTCCTCAATGCCGGGGGCTTGTTGAAAGCGATGATCCCCGAGATCAAGGAGGGTATGAGGAAGGCACGGACGAGGCATCCGGAGTGGTATCGGGGCTACGCCACCCTGGAGGCGCAGGCCGTCTCGCTGTACGACTACAGCACGATGGGCGTACTCGGACTCCTCCAGACCGAGGACTACGCACGAGCCGTGTTCACCCAGCGCTTCCCACCGCTGAGCGAGGACACCATCGAGAGGCGGGTCGCGGACCGCCTCTCCCGCCAGCAGATCTTCGAGCAGTGGCCTCCGCCAGAGTGCAGCTTCGTCATGGAGCAGTCAGTGCTTGAGCGGCCCATCGGTGGACCCGAGGTGCACGCGGGGCAACTGCGACAGCTGCTGCGCATTGGCGGCATGCGCAGCGTTCAGCTTCAGGTCATTCCGACGAGCCGCCATGAGCACCCGTCTCTGGACAGCTCCTTCACCTTGCTGACTCCCAAAGGGCAGGAGCAGGTTGCGTATATGGAAACCCAGGGGTATCCCCGCCTGGTCACCGACCGAGAAGAGGTACGCATCCTCGCCGCCCGCTATGGAATCATCCGAGCGCAGGCGCTCAACCCGCACGAGTCCCTGGACCTGATCGAGAAGATACTGGAAGGGCGATGA
- a CDS encoding ankyrin repeat domain-containing protein — translation MFEEVQNLWTPAHQAVENGESDELARLLDSGVDPDEICCGMALLAHAVDYEADTAIQAGREMGVTLVAILLAYGADPRIEGGRGKSPLEFADDYQHAMAERLLLRFSRSA, via the coding sequence ATGTTTGAAGAGGTGCAGAACCTGTGGACTCCGGCTCATCAAGCTGTTGAGAATGGCGAGTCTGACGAGTTGGCTAGACTGCTGGACTCGGGGGTGGACCCCGACGAGATCTGCTGTGGAATGGCCCTGTTGGCTCACGCAGTTGATTATGAGGCTGACACGGCGATTCAGGCTGGCCGCGAAATGGGGGTGACTCTGGTGGCGATACTTCTTGCTTACGGTGCGGACCCTCGAATTGAGGGCGGTCGGGGGAAATCTCCACTGGAATTCGCGGACGACTATCAGCATGCGATGGCCGAAAGGTTGTTGCTGCGCTTCTCTCGCTCGGCTTGA
- a CDS encoding M4 family metallopeptidase, whose product MTPLYARHKRTTLAIATAVAAGALLTTGLTSGATAQPAPVADKAQPAGAPVLLTPAARTALIKKADAATAETADEIGLGAKEELVVRDVLKDADGTVHTRYERTYGGLPVLGGDLVVHESKAGDIKSISKATNASVKVSDLTADVTKATAEKQALKAAKAEGSTKTEADKAPRKVVWAANGKPALAYETVVGGFQHDGTPQELHVITDAETGKKLYEFEAIQTGTGNSQYNGTVTIGTTLSGSTYNLTDASRGSHKTYNKARATSSSAGTLFTDANDIWGTTGSATSSSTDQNAAVDAHYGAQVTWDFYKNVLGRNGIKNNGVAAYSRVHYGNAYVNAFWSDTCFCMTYGDGEGNVKPLTSLDVAGHEMTHGLTSNTAGLNYSGESGGLNEATSDILGTAVEFYAANSKDPGDYLIGEKVDIRGNGTPLRYMDQPSKDGNSANAWSSSLGSLDVHYSSGPANHFFYLLSEGSGSKTINGVSYNSPTSNGATIAGIGRDKAVQIWYKALTTYMTSTTNYKGARTATLNAASSLYGSSSTEYAAVNAAWAAVNVTA is encoded by the coding sequence GTGACTCCCCTCTACGCGCGTCACAAGCGCACCACCCTGGCCATCGCGACCGCCGTCGCCGCCGGCGCGCTGCTGACCACCGGGCTGACCTCCGGCGCCACCGCCCAGCCCGCGCCCGTCGCGGACAAGGCCCAGCCGGCCGGTGCCCCGGTCCTGCTGACCCCCGCCGCGCGCACCGCCCTGATCAAGAAGGCGGACGCCGCCACGGCCGAGACCGCCGACGAGATAGGCCTGGGCGCCAAGGAGGAGCTGGTCGTCCGCGACGTCCTCAAGGACGCCGACGGCACGGTCCACACGCGCTACGAGCGCACCTACGGCGGCCTCCCGGTCCTCGGCGGCGACCTGGTCGTCCACGAGTCGAAGGCCGGTGACATCAAGAGCATCTCCAAGGCCACCAACGCCTCCGTCAAGGTCTCCGACCTCACCGCGGACGTCACCAAGGCCACCGCCGAGAAGCAGGCGCTGAAGGCCGCCAAGGCCGAGGGCTCCACCAAGACCGAGGCCGACAAGGCCCCGCGCAAGGTCGTCTGGGCCGCGAACGGCAAGCCCGCCCTCGCCTACGAGACGGTCGTCGGCGGCTTCCAGCACGACGGCACCCCGCAGGAGCTCCACGTCATCACCGACGCGGAGACCGGCAAGAAGCTGTACGAGTTCGAGGCCATCCAGACCGGTACCGGCAACAGCCAGTACAACGGCACGGTCACCATCGGCACGACCCTGTCGGGCTCGACGTACAACCTGACCGACGCCTCGCGCGGCAGCCACAAGACGTACAACAAGGCCCGCGCCACGTCGTCCTCGGCCGGCACGCTCTTCACCGACGCGAACGACATCTGGGGCACCACCGGCAGCGCGACCAGCTCCTCGACCGACCAGAACGCGGCGGTGGACGCCCACTACGGCGCCCAGGTCACCTGGGACTTCTACAAGAACGTCCTCGGCCGCAACGGCATCAAGAACAACGGCGTCGCCGCGTACTCCCGCGTCCACTACGGCAACGCGTACGTCAACGCCTTCTGGTCCGACACCTGCTTCTGCATGACGTACGGCGACGGCGAGGGCAACGTCAAGCCGCTCACCTCCCTGGACGTGGCCGGCCACGAGATGACCCACGGCCTGACCTCCAACACGGCCGGTCTCAACTACTCCGGCGAGTCCGGCGGCCTGAACGAGGCCACCTCGGACATCCTCGGCACGGCGGTCGAGTTCTACGCGGCCAACTCCAAGGACCCGGGCGACTACCTCATCGGCGAGAAGGTCGACATCCGCGGCAACGGCACCCCGCTGCGCTACATGGACCAGCCGAGCAAGGACGGCAACTCGGCCAACGCCTGGTCGTCGTCGCTGGGCAGCCTGGACGTCCACTACTCCTCGGGCCCGGCGAACCACTTCTTCTACCTGCTGAGCGAGGGCAGCGGCAGCAAGACGATCAACGGGGTGTCGTACAACTCCCCGACGTCGAACGGCGCCACGATCGCGGGCATCGGCCGCGACAAGGCCGTCCAGATCTGGTACAAGGCGCTGACCACGTACATGACGTCCACCACGAACTACAAGGGCGCCCGCACGGCGACCCTGAACGCGGCGTCCTCCCTCTACGGCTCCAGCAGCACGGAGTACGCGGCGGTGAACGCGGCGTGGGCGGCGGTCAACGTGACCGCGTGA
- a CDS encoding ABC transporter ATP-binding protein, whose translation MTTKPATPSSGRLPIAEAAAVRRATVRLVRADGRAFLAVLGLNAAAAAMGLAGPWLLGRIIDEVRGKSGVGAVDRLAATLLLCAVAQLLLARWARYVGHRFGERTLARVREEFVDRTLALPASVVERAGTGDLTARGTADVDAVGKTLRDVGPELLISSVQALFLIGAVFALDPLLGVCAVSGLSGIWVVLRWYLRRARTGYLAEGAANSEVAEIVAATASGARTVEALRLERRRITASRDALETSRRRRFHTLFLRTVFFPSVEVSYFLPQVLVLLLGGVLLARGSVSLGAVVSAALYLQQLSGPLDEILMRVELLQSSGASFARVEGLAGAPRADSADTPEPADDRIDVTGVRYAYDRGGEVLRGVDLTVRPGERLAVVGPSGAGKTTLSRLLAGIDAPTSGTVTVGGVPVVSLGPERLRRQVVLVTQEHHVFLGTVRDNLLIAEPAASDGELWAALTAVGADTWVRDLPDGLDTRLGEGGRRTDGSQAQQLALARVVLADPHTLILDEATALLDPTTARHTERALAAVLQGRTVIAIAHRLHTAHDADRVAVMEDGRLTELGTHEELVAAEGAYAALWRRWHGEGVA comes from the coding sequence GTGACCACGAAACCCGCCACTCCTTCCTCGGGTCGGCTGCCCATCGCCGAGGCTGCCGCCGTGCGGCGGGCCACCGTACGGCTGGTGCGAGCCGACGGGCGGGCGTTCCTGGCCGTGCTGGGGCTGAACGCGGCCGCGGCCGCGATGGGGCTGGCCGGGCCGTGGCTGCTGGGGCGGATCATCGACGAGGTGCGCGGCAAGAGCGGCGTAGGGGCGGTGGACCGGCTGGCGGCGACGCTCCTGCTGTGCGCGGTGGCGCAGTTGCTGCTGGCGCGCTGGGCCCGGTATGTGGGGCACCGGTTCGGGGAGCGGACGCTGGCGCGGGTGCGCGAGGAGTTCGTGGACCGGACGCTGGCGCTGCCCGCGTCGGTCGTGGAGCGGGCCGGGACCGGTGATCTGACGGCGCGCGGCACGGCCGATGTGGACGCCGTCGGCAAGACGCTGCGCGATGTCGGCCCCGAGCTGCTCATCAGCTCGGTGCAGGCGTTGTTCCTGATCGGCGCGGTGTTCGCGCTGGATCCGCTGCTCGGCGTGTGCGCGGTGTCGGGCCTGTCCGGTATCTGGGTCGTGCTGCGCTGGTATCTGCGCCGGGCGCGCACCGGGTATCTCGCGGAGGGCGCGGCCAATTCCGAGGTCGCGGAGATCGTCGCGGCGACCGCGTCCGGCGCCCGTACGGTCGAGGCGCTCCGGTTGGAGCGGCGGCGGATCACGGCGAGCCGGGACGCGCTGGAGACGTCCCGTCGGCGGCGGTTCCACACGCTGTTCCTGCGTACGGTGTTCTTCCCGAGCGTGGAGGTCTCGTACTTCCTGCCCCAGGTGCTCGTCCTGCTGCTCGGCGGGGTGCTGCTCGCGCGCGGCTCGGTCAGTCTGGGCGCGGTGGTGTCGGCGGCCCTGTATCTGCAACAGCTCAGCGGCCCGCTCGACGAGATCCTGATGCGGGTCGAACTGCTGCAGAGCAGCGGCGCCTCGTTCGCCCGGGTCGAGGGTCTGGCCGGGGCCCCGCGCGCGGACTCCGCCGACACCCCGGAACCGGCGGACGACCGCATCGACGTGACGGGTGTCCGTTACGCCTACGACCGGGGCGGCGAGGTGCTGCGCGGCGTCGACCTGACGGTCCGCCCCGGCGAACGGCTGGCCGTGGTCGGCCCGTCCGGCGCCGGCAAGACCACCCTCAGCCGTCTCCTGGCCGGCATCGACGCGCCCACCTCCGGCACGGTGACGGTCGGAGGCGTCCCCGTCGTCAGCCTCGGCCCCGAGCGCCTGCGCCGCCAGGTCGTCCTCGTCACCCAGGAGCACCACGTCTTCCTGGGCACGGTCCGCGACAACCTCCTGATCGCCGAACCCGCCGCGAGCGACGGGGAGTTGTGGGCCGCGCTGACGGCCGTGGGCGCGGACACCTGGGTACGCGACCTGCCGGACGGCCTCGACACCCGTCTGGGCGAGGGCGGTCGCCGTACGGACGGCTCCCAGGCCCAGCAACTGGCCCTCGCCCGCGTGGTCCTGGCCGACCCCCACACCCTCATCCTCGACGAGGCCACCGCCCTCCTCGACCCCACCACCGCCCGTCACACCGAACGCGCCCTCGCCGCCGTCCTCCAGGGCCGCACCGTCATCGCCATCGCCCACCGCCTCCACACCGCCCACGACGCGGACCGCGTCGCCGTCATGGAGGACGGCCGCCTCACGGAACTCGGCACGCACGAGGAGCTGGTGGCGGCGGAGGGGGCGTACGCGGCGCTGTGGCGGAGGTGGCACGGGGAGGGGGTGGCTTGA
- a CDS encoding DUF1990 family protein — protein MSHTDGPLPEGPFTYDAVGATRKGHCPPGFSPLHVRTRIGEGTDVFERAANAVLTWEMHRAMGVGIQTEAAEAAPGVDVTVTLGGVIKAPCRVVWTVDEPRRKGWAYGTLPGHPECGEEAFVVDRTGDGTVWLTVTAFSRGAKWYARAGGAATRGLQHAYARRCGVVLRRLAGDPKE, from the coding sequence ATGTCCCACACCGATGGCCCCCTCCCCGAGGGCCCCTTCACGTACGACGCGGTCGGCGCGACCCGCAAGGGCCACTGCCCACCCGGCTTCAGCCCTCTCCACGTCCGCACCCGCATCGGCGAGGGCACGGACGTCTTCGAGCGCGCCGCCAACGCGGTCCTCACCTGGGAGATGCACCGCGCGATGGGCGTCGGCATCCAGACGGAGGCGGCCGAGGCCGCCCCCGGCGTCGACGTCACGGTCACCCTGGGCGGCGTCATCAAGGCCCCCTGCCGCGTGGTGTGGACGGTGGACGAGCCCCGCCGCAAGGGCTGGGCCTATGGCACCCTCCCCGGTCACCCGGAGTGCGGCGAGGAGGCTTTCGTGGTGGACCGCACGGGAGACGGCACGGTCTGGCTGACGGTCACGGCCTTCAGCCGCGGGGCGAAGTGGTACGCACGGGCGGGCGGCGCCGCGACGAGGGGCTTGCAGCACGCGTACGCGCGGCGGTGCGGGGTGGTGTTGCGGCGGCTGGCGGGTGACCCGAAGGAGTGA
- a CDS encoding DUF397 domain-containing protein has translation MNMEQLSWFKSSYSSGEGGQCLEAAYTWHKSSHSDGEGGQCVEIASCPRTIHIRDSKNPTGPRLVLSPVAWSVFLTGQLLA, from the coding sequence ATGAACATGGAGCAGCTGAGCTGGTTCAAGTCGAGCTACAGCAGCGGCGAGGGCGGCCAGTGCCTCGAAGCCGCCTATACCTGGCACAAGTCGTCACACAGCGACGGTGAAGGCGGCCAATGCGTAGAGATAGCCTCCTGCCCCCGCACCATCCACATCCGCGACTCCAAGAACCCCACCGGCCCCCGTCTCGTCCTCTCCCCAGTCGCCTGGTCGGTGTTCCTGACAGGCCAACTACTGGCTTGA
- a CDS encoding M4 family metallopeptidase, which produces MQKESVLRRQSHRRTSHTGNTFGHSTRRRAAAGALVAVTALLAAAVQSGAATAAPEKAPSAADKATPGAASVKLTPAQRAELIREANATKAETAEELNLGAKEKLVVRDVVKDRDGTVHTRYERTYDGLPVLGGDLVVETSKAGETEGVVKASKATIKVPSLTPAVTASKAEKQALGAAKAEDAKSPEVNRAPRKVVWAASGKPVLAYETVVGGFQHDGTPQELHVITDATTGAKLYEWEAIETGTGNTVYSGQVTLGTTQSGSTYNLTDGARGNHKTYNLNRGTSGTGTLFSGPDDVWGNGTPSNLESAAADAHYGAALTWDYYKNVHGRSGIRGDGVGAYSRVHYGNNYVNAFWQDSCFCMTYGDGSGNANPLTSIDVAAHEMTHGLTSNTAGLNYSGESGGLNEATSDIFGSTVEFYAANSSDVGDYLIGEEININGDGTPLRYMDQPSRDGSSRDAWYSGIGSIDVHYSSGPANHFFYLLSEGSGAKTINGVSYNSPTSDGLAVTGIGRAKAEQIWFRALTTKFTSTTNYAAARTGTLAAAGELYGTTSAEYTAVQHAWAGVNVGARPGGGGGGGTSFENTADVSIPDNGAAVTSSITVSGRTGNAPSNLAVAVDVVHTYIGDLQVQLVAPDGTAYTLKAYGTGGSTDNINTTYTVNASSEVANGVWQLRVQDNAAQDTGRINSWKLTFP; this is translated from the coding sequence ATGCAGAAGGAGTCAGTGTTGAGACGCCAGTCCCACAGACGCACCTCCCACACCGGTAACACCTTCGGCCACAGCACCCGGCGGCGCGCCGCCGCCGGCGCGCTCGTCGCCGTCACCGCCCTGCTCGCCGCGGCCGTCCAGTCGGGCGCCGCCACCGCCGCCCCGGAGAAGGCACCGTCGGCTGCGGACAAGGCGACCCCGGGCGCGGCCTCCGTGAAGCTCACCCCCGCCCAGCGGGCCGAGCTGATACGCGAGGCCAACGCCACGAAGGCGGAGACGGCCGAGGAGCTGAACCTCGGCGCGAAGGAGAAGCTCGTCGTCCGTGACGTGGTCAAGGACCGCGACGGCACCGTGCACACCCGGTACGAGCGGACGTACGACGGGCTCCCGGTCCTCGGCGGCGACCTGGTCGTCGAGACGTCGAAGGCGGGAGAGACCGAGGGAGTCGTCAAGGCCAGCAAGGCGACGATCAAGGTCCCGTCGCTGACGCCGGCCGTCACCGCCTCGAAGGCCGAGAAGCAGGCGCTCGGCGCCGCGAAGGCGGAGGACGCCAAGAGCCCCGAGGTCAACCGCGCGCCGCGCAAGGTCGTCTGGGCCGCGAGCGGCAAGCCGGTCCTCGCCTACGAGACGGTCGTCGGCGGCTTCCAGCACGACGGCACCCCGCAGGAACTGCACGTCATCACCGACGCCACCACGGGCGCGAAGCTGTACGAGTGGGAGGCGATCGAGACCGGCACCGGCAACACGGTGTACAGCGGCCAGGTGACCCTCGGCACCACGCAGTCCGGTTCGACGTACAACCTCACCGACGGCGCGCGCGGCAACCACAAGACGTACAACCTGAACCGCGGCACCTCCGGCACCGGCACGCTGTTCTCCGGCCCCGACGACGTGTGGGGCAACGGCACTCCGTCGAACCTGGAGTCGGCCGCCGCCGACGCCCACTACGGCGCGGCACTGACCTGGGACTACTACAAGAACGTGCACGGCCGCAGCGGCATCCGCGGTGACGGCGTCGGCGCCTACTCACGGGTGCACTACGGCAACAACTACGTCAACGCGTTCTGGCAGGACTCCTGCTTCTGCATGACGTACGGCGACGGCTCGGGCAACGCCAACCCGCTGACGTCGATCGACGTGGCCGCGCACGAGATGACCCACGGGCTCACCTCCAACACGGCCGGCCTCAACTACAGCGGAGAGTCCGGCGGCCTGAACGAGGCCACCTCGGACATCTTCGGCTCCACGGTCGAGTTCTACGCGGCGAACTCCTCCGACGTCGGTGACTACCTCATCGGCGAGGAGATCAACATCAACGGCGACGGCACGCCGCTGCGTTACATGGACCAGCCGAGCAGGGACGGCTCGTCGAGGGACGCCTGGTACTCGGGCATCGGCTCGATCGACGTGCACTACTCGTCGGGCCCCGCGAACCACTTCTTCTACCTCCTCTCCGAGGGCAGCGGCGCCAAGACCATCAACGGCGTCAGCTACAACTCGCCCACCTCGGACGGCCTGGCGGTGACCGGCATCGGCCGCGCCAAGGCGGAGCAGATCTGGTTCCGGGCACTGACCACGAAGTTCACGTCCACGACCAACTACGCGGCCGCCCGCACCGGCACCCTCGCGGCCGCCGGTGAGCTGTACGGCACGACGTCCGCCGAGTACACGGCGGTGCAGCACGCGTGGGCGGGCGTGAACGTGGGCGCGCGGCCCGGCGGTGGCGGGGGCGGCGGCACGTCGTTCGAGAACACGGCCGACGTATCGATTCCGGACAACGGCGCGGCGGTCACCTCGTCGATCACCGTCTCCGGCCGGACCGGCAACGCGCCCTCGAACCTCGCGGTCGCCGTGGACGTCGTCCACACCTACATCGGTGACCTCCAGGTCCAGCTGGTCGCCCCCGACGGCACGGCGTACACGCTGAAGGCGTACGGCACCGGCGGGAGCACGGACAACATCAACACCACCTACACGGTGAACGCCTCCTCCGAAGTCGCCAACGGGGTCTGGCAGTTGAGGGTCCAGGACAACGCGGCGCAGGACACGGGCCGCATCAACAGCTGGAAGCTGACGTTCCCGTAG
- a CDS encoding glycosyltransferase family 1 protein yields MKAIRRFTVRPVLPEALHPLSELARNLRWSWHAETRDLFQSVDPERWSASGGDPVRLLGSVSTRRLAELAEDRRFLRRLTAVADDLRDYVTGDRWYQGQTTELPAAVAYFSPEFGITAALPQYSGGLGILAGDHLKAASDLGVPLIGVGLLYRHGYFRQSLSRDGWQQEHYPVLDPHELPLVPLAAADGSPAQVDLALPGGRRLHARIWQAQVGRVPLLLLDSDVEENDLGERGVTDRLYGGGSEHRLLQEMLLGIGGVRAVRMYCRLTGHAGPEVFHTNEGHAGFLGLERIAELYDEGLDFDAGLEAVRSGTVFTTHTPVPAGIDRFDRELVARHFGPDAELPRIDVGRILGLGMETYPGGDPNVFNMAVMGLRLAQRANGVSLLHGHVSREMFSGLWPGFDADEVPITSVTNGVHAPTWVAPEVFRLGARQIGDERTEDAMTVGGSDRWDAVGDIPDQDIWDLRRDLREQLVMEVRERLYASWKQRGAGTAELGWIEGVLDPDVLTIGFARRVPSYKRLTLMLRDRDRLMDLLLHPERPVQIVIAGKAHPADDGGKRLIQELVRFADDPRVRHRIVFLPDYGMAMAQKLYPGCDVWLNNPLRPLEACGTSGMKAALNGCLNLSVLDGWWDEWFRPDFGWAIPTADGTAMDEDQDRRDDVEATALYDLLEQRVAPRFYERGQAGLPDRWIEMVRQTLTHLGPKVLAGRMVREYVERLYTPAARAHRSLVPDVARELSEWKARVRGGWHRVTVDHVETSAAPMSTAAELGATLVLRVRVGLGDLVPDDVEVQAVSGRVDSDDRITDATYVPLKPTSGPDQEGRWSYEGPLSLDRTGSFGYTVRILPAHRLLATGAELGLVVVPSEGVGEEAGVLMR; encoded by the coding sequence GTGAAGGCCATCCGCAGATTCACCGTCCGACCCGTCCTCCCCGAAGCCCTGCACCCGCTCAGCGAGCTGGCGCGCAATCTGCGCTGGTCCTGGCACGCGGAGACCCGTGACCTCTTCCAGTCGGTCGACCCCGAGCGCTGGTCCGCGTCCGGCGGCGATCCCGTACGCCTCCTCGGCTCCGTCTCCACCCGCCGCCTGGCCGAACTCGCCGAGGACCGGCGCTTCCTGCGCCGGCTGACCGCCGTCGCCGATGATCTGCGCGACTACGTCACCGGAGACCGCTGGTACCAGGGGCAGACCACCGAACTCCCGGCCGCCGTCGCCTATTTCTCGCCCGAGTTCGGCATCACGGCCGCGCTGCCGCAGTACTCCGGCGGCCTCGGCATCCTCGCCGGCGACCATCTGAAGGCGGCCAGCGACCTCGGCGTACCGCTGATCGGCGTCGGCCTGCTCTACCGGCACGGCTACTTCCGGCAGTCCCTGTCCCGGGACGGCTGGCAGCAGGAGCACTACCCGGTGCTCGACCCCCACGAGCTGCCGCTGGTGCCGCTGGCGGCGGCCGACGGCTCCCCGGCCCAGGTCGACCTGGCGTTGCCCGGCGGCCGCAGGCTGCACGCCCGTATCTGGCAGGCTCAGGTCGGCCGGGTGCCGTTGCTGCTCCTGGACTCGGACGTCGAGGAGAACGACCTCGGCGAACGCGGCGTGACCGACCGGCTGTACGGCGGCGGCAGCGAGCACCGCCTCCTCCAGGAGATGCTGCTCGGCATAGGAGGAGTGCGGGCCGTCCGCATGTACTGCCGGCTCACCGGCCACGCCGGGCCCGAGGTCTTCCATACCAACGAGGGCCACGCCGGCTTCCTCGGCCTGGAACGCATCGCCGAGCTCTACGACGAGGGCCTCGACTTCGACGCCGGCCTGGAGGCGGTCCGCTCCGGCACGGTCTTCACCACCCACACCCCCGTCCCCGCCGGCATCGACCGCTTCGACCGCGAGCTGGTCGCCCGCCACTTCGGCCCCGACGCCGAACTCCCGCGCATCGACGTGGGACGCATCCTGGGGCTGGGCATGGAGACGTACCCGGGCGGCGACCCGAACGTCTTCAACATGGCGGTGATGGGGCTACGGCTGGCGCAGCGGGCGAATGGTGTCTCGTTGCTGCACGGCCACGTCAGCCGGGAGATGTTCTCGGGTCTGTGGCCGGGCTTCGACGCGGACGAGGTCCCGATCACCTCGGTGACGAACGGGGTCCACGCCCCGACCTGGGTGGCCCCGGAGGTCTTCCGCCTCGGCGCCCGCCAGATCGGCGACGAACGGACCGAGGACGCCATGACGGTCGGCGGCTCCGACCGCTGGGACGCCGTGGGCGACATCCCCGACCAGGACATCTGGGACCTGCGCCGGGATCTGCGGGAGCAACTGGTCATGGAGGTACGGGAACGCCTGTACGCCTCCTGGAAGCAGCGTGGCGCCGGTACGGCCGAACTGGGCTGGATCGAAGGAGTGCTGGATCCGGATGTGCTGACCATCGGGTTCGCGCGCCGAGTCCCGTCCTACAAGCGCCTGACCCTGATGCTGCGCGACCGGGACCGTCTGATGGATCTGCTGCTGCACCCGGAGAGGCCGGTGCAGATCGTGATCGCGGGCAAGGCGCACCCGGCGGACGACGGCGGGAAACGCCTGATCCAGGAGCTGGTGCGGTTCGCGGACGACCCCCGCGTACGCCACCGGATCGTGTTCCTCCCCGACTACGGCATGGCGATGGCCCAGAAGCTCTATCCCGGCTGCGACGTGTGGCTGAACAATCCGCTGCGGCCGCTGGAGGCGTGCGGGACGTCGGGTATGAAGGCGGCGCTGAACGGCTGCCTGAATCTGTCCGTCCTGGACGGCTGGTGGGACGAATGGTTCCGGCCTGACTTCGGCTGGGCGATCCCGACGGCCGATGGTACGGCGATGGACGAGGACCAGGACCGCCGGGACGACGTGGAGGCGACGGCCCTGTACGACCTGCTGGAGCAGCGGGTGGCGCCCCGCTTCTACGAACGCGGCCAGGCCGGCCTGCCCGACCGCTGGATCGAGATGGTCCGCCAGACGCTGACCCATCTGGGCCCGAAAGTGCTGGCGGGGCGGATGGTTCGCGAATACGTGGAGCGTCTGTACACCCCGGCCGCCCGCGCCCACCGGTCCCTGGTCCCGGACGTGGCACGGGAACTGTCCGAGTGGAAGGCACGGGTGCGGGGCGGCTGGCACCGGGTGACGGTGGACCATGTGGAGACCTCGGCGGCTCCGATGAGCACGGCGGCGGAGCTGGGCGCGACGCTGGTGCTGCGCGTGCGGGTCGGTCTGGGCGACCTGGTCCCGGACGACGTCGAGGTCCAGGCGGTATCGGGGCGTGTGGACTCCGACGACCGCATCACTGATGCGACGTACGTCCCGCTGAAACCGACCAGCGGGCCCGACCAGGAGGGCCGCTGGTCCTACGAGGGCCCCCTGTCCCTGGACCGCACGGGCTCCTTCGGCTACACGGTACGGATCCTCCCGGCCCACCGGCTGCTGGCCACGGGGGCCGAGTTGGGGCTGGTGGTGGTGCCTTCGGAGGGGGTGGGGGAGGAGGCTGGGGTGCTGATGCGGTAG